The window GTTAAAAAAGGCTCTTTCATTCAGGCTTTATTCTTCTCTTAATGAGGATGAAATTACTCTTGAAGAGGGGAACGTACTGGTTTACCGGGTAAAAACCTGTAGAGTTCAGCATGCAAGGAAGAAGAAGGGGTTGTCATATTTCCCGTGCAAATCCGTTGGTATTGTTGAATACAGTCTTTTTGCCAAAACCATCGATGAGCGCTTTGAAACAGAAGTTGTAAGCTGTCATCCTGACATTGCGGATACAGAATACAATTGCGTATGGAAATTTATATTAAAAAACAAGTAAAAAAATTTTAGATACATAGAAAAGGTATATTATGAATAAATCAATAGTTTTTATGTTCTCCGGACAAGGCTCACAATACTATAATATGGGAAAAGAATTGTTCCTCAACAATCCCCTATTTAAAGAATGGATGCTTAAACTCGACGATATTTATTACAACTTGTCCGGGAGTTCCGTAATAGATAAAATGTATTACAATAACGACAATAAGGAGCAGTTTGACAATATATTATATACACATCCCGCTATTTTTATGATAGAGTACTCACTTGCACAGGTTCTTCTGCATAATAGTATATACCCTGAATATGTTTTGGGCTCAAGCCTTGGTGAGTTTGCAGCGTGTGCCGTTTCAGGTGTTATGGATTTCACGGAAGCAATGGAATGCATTTACCAACAGGCACAAATAGTCAAGGAAAAATGTTGTGAAGGAAGAATGCTGGCAATATTAAATAACTATAGTTCATTCCATGATGTTTCTGTCTTACATAATAATTCTGAACTGGCTTCCGTAAATTTTGAATCACATTTTGTAGTTTCAGGCAAAACAGAGTCTATATCTGAGATTCAGAATTATTTAAAAGAAAATAGATGTGCACATCAGTTATTACCTGTAAAATATGCTTTTCATTCTTCCTTGATTGAAGCGGCAGCATCAGACTATAAGCAATTTTTAAGGCACAGAGTTTTTAAAAACCCTCAAGTTAAATATGTTTCATGTAGTTGCGAAAAAAACACTTCGCCATGTGATACGGAATTTTTGTGGAATGTTGTACGTTACCCAATGGACATCAGAAGCTCTGTTTTAAATATAGAGAATAAGGAGGATTTAATTTACATAGATCTTGGTCCAATGGGAACCTTTGGAAATTTCATAAAGTACAATATAGGTACTAAATACAAGTCGCAAATTTTCACAATAGTTACACCGTTCAGCAATGATAACAAAAATTTGGAGGACAAAACTTTAAAAGTATTAAAGGACATGGATGTTTGATTAAGTTAATCTTTTGAGTTTTCCATTTCTTCAAGAATTTTTAGTACTGTATTTTTATCAGTTTTTTGAGGGATATAGGTGTATAAAGAGCCATCCTTATTAATAAAAAATGTGGTGGGATATCCTGAAACTCTATAGGTACGTGAAACAGCACCATCTGTATCCATCAGAACGTTGAGACTGATATTATTTGAAGTTAGATATTCCTTAACTTTTTCTTCGGTTTCTTGAACATCCACTGCCAGAATTACGGCATTATTGTCTTTGACTAACTCTTTATTAAGCTCATTAAAATCCGGCATTTCCATTAAACAGTATTTACACCAGACTGCCCAAAAATTCAGAATAACTTTTTTTCCTTTATAATCAGAGAGTTTTACGGTTTTACCATTAATGTCCTTTAAATTAAAATCAGGAGCCATTAATTTACTGCTCTGAGCAGATTGACTTTGTTGAGAGTCTTCTTGGGGCTGTATTATATACTTATTATCAATTTTAGTTTTTGAGTAAAAGGTGTACGCTGCTGCTATTATTGCAACTGCAACTATACTCCATATAACAATTGTGAGCTTCTTATTCATAAACTTTTCCTCCGTTAATATACTTTTATGTACCAAAGAAATTAAAATATTTTAAGCTGCCTGTAAACACCAGAACACCTGCTATAATAAGAAGTGCTCCCGAAACAATATTTATTGTCCTGCTATGTTCCTGTATTTTCTTGAAAGCACCTTTTACCTTCTCAAATATAATTGAAGTAAGGATAAACGGAATACCAAGTCCGATAGAAAAACAGAGAAGTAAAAGTATTCCTTCAAAAATAGTTTTAGAGTTACTTGCAAGTGCAAGGGCAGAGCCTAAAAAGGAACTCAGGCAGGGGGACCAGCCAAAAGCAAAAACTATACCGAATATAACTGAAGTAATAAATTTAAGACTTTTAAATTGATAATTAATTCTTTTATCCATGTTAATAATGCCTATTTTGAGTATACCTATAAAGTTCAGACCAAATACAATCATTACAGCACCGCTTATCTTTTCCAATAAGCTTCTGTGATTAGAAAGAAAATGGCCAAGAGTGGTTGCTGATGCACCAAGTAGCGTAAAAATCAATGAAAAACCTATAACAAACCCAATAGAATTAATAAATAATTTGCTCTTGGAATTTACGTTTTGCTCAGTTTCACCGGCAAGGTAGATAAAATATATAGGAAGCATGGGTAGTAGACAAGGCGAAATAAAGGTTAAAATTCCCTCTGTAAATGTTAGAAAATAATAAATAGGAGACAGTTAATATCACCTTCCTTTAGTAAAATTTCTTTTTAATATATACCCAATATAAGTGTATACTAAACAAATTAAAACAATTAATAATAAAACAGCAACAAATTATTCAGAATAAGGAAGATAAACAGTTACAGTTGTACCTTCTTCAAGACTGCTTTGCATCGTTACATTGCCCCCATGAAGTTGAATGAGGTGTTTTGCAATTGAAAGTCCAAGACCTGTGCCATTGCTTTCTCTTGACTTATCTGTCTTGTAAAAGCGTTCCCATACATATGGAAGTTCTTCTTCAGATATTCCATACCCTTTATCGGCAATTTTTATTTCAAGGGTACCTTTTACAGCAATTTCAATACTGATTTTTGTTTTTTCAGGAGAGTATTTTATAGCATTATCAATAAAAATAGTAAATAATTGCCTTAACCTGTCATAATCACCCAATACAGGAGGTACAGCTTCGATAGGTGAATACTCTATAGATATTTGCTTTTTTACAGCAATTGTCTGCATACTTTTAGTTACATCAGACAGCAAGCTTGGAATATGAACTTTTTCTTCATTGACCGAAATTTTACCGGATTGAAGCCGGGAAAGCTCAAGAAGGTCACCAACCAGCCTTTGAAGAATTTTGGTTTCGGATAGTATTCTGCTGTAGTAACGTTCAATGTCTTCTTTTTTCTCTATAGCACCGTCGTTGAGAGCTTCAATTGAGCCTTTGATTACTGTAAGCGGAGTACGGAATTCATGTGAAACATTTGCTATAAAATCCTTTCGAAGCTGTTCTAGTCGCTCGCTTTCACTAATGTCTTGAACTAAAACTACACAACCTGTAACATTTTCATTATTATCAATAATAGGTGAAAGTGTAAATTTGAGTTTTTTATTTACCCAAGTCTTAATAATCTGACATGATTTCTTTTCATTAATAACTGTAGTAAGCAAGGAGTTAATTTCCAAAGCATCAAAATCTCTTACCAATAGTTCTGATTTGTATGGTTGTGAACGGTTCATTATATCGGAAAGTGCATTATTATAGTTTAATGGTTTAAGCTCAAGGTCAAAAGCTACAAGACCCTCAGATATGCTTGAAATAATATCACTCATTTTACCTTTTTCCTGAAAAAGCTGGTTAATTGTATAGCTTAATTTTGAAGCTAAAAGATCAAGAGAGCCTCCGAGCTGACCAAGCTCATCTTTACTGCGTATTCCTGTCCTGACTGAATAATTTCCATTAGTCATTTCTATGGCAATTGAATTCATAGTTTTCAGAGGACGTGTAAAAAGGAGGGAGTAGAAGAGTCCAAGTGCTATAGCAAGGAATAAAGCTATAGCTATACTTACTGACAGAATACTTACTGCCTTATTAAGCGTTGGTGTTATACCTGTAATCGGGGCATGAAGAAACACCGACCCTGTTACGGTATTATTAGTGTCAAAAACAGGTACTCCTACTGTTAAGGTAGTTTCTTTGTAAACACTACTAAAACTTTGACTGACAGAGTCTTTCCCGGATAATACTTCATGAATAACTTTTTTTGCTTCATCGGGAATGGGTTCTGAATTGAACTTTTTTCCCATACCCATACCCATTCCCATACCGGAAAAGACGGCAGGATTACCCACACTGTCAGTAATCCATACATCAGCCTCCGTCATGGTATCAAGAAAGCGTATTAATCCTCCAAAACCATGCATTTGACCATTGCTTAAAGTATTCTCAGCTATTAAATCAGATATATTATGAGCTTTTTCAAGCATTGTTTTTTCTTTTGTGTCAAATGTATACTGCCTGAACATATGAATAAAAAAAACGCCGATTACCAGCATAGATATAAATACTATTACTACAAAACCTATGGTTAGCTTAAATGCAAGAGTTTTCTTAAACATGCTTCACCTCAAATTTGTAACCGACACCCCATATTGTTTTTATATCCCAGGATATTTTATCTGAAATATCTATTTTGGCTCTCAGGCGCTTAATATGAGTATCCACAGTACGTGCGTCTCCAAAGTACTCATAACCCCATACACTGTCAAGCAGGTTATCTCTTGAAAAAACCTTCCCCGGATTTGTTGCCAAAAGCCACAGAATTTCTATTTCCTTCTTTGTAAGATTAACCGGGGAACCATTTACCTTTACTTCGTATTCTGCTATGTTGATTTCAAGTCCGGGATGCTGTGTAACTTTCTTATTATCTTCATTTGAATTATCTACACGCCTTAATATAGCCCTGATTCGTGCCATAACCTCACCTGGACTGAAGGGCTTTACGATATAGTCGTCAGCTCCTATATCAAGTCCCATAATTCTGTCTGAATCTTCACCCTTTGCAGTAATCATAATTATCGGAACATTTGATTTCTGACGAATTTCACGGCAAACTTCAAACCCATCCTTTTTTGGCATCATAACATCAAGCAGTAATAATAATGGATGATATTTGCTGAAAATATCTATAGCTTCAAGTCCGTCATGTGCCAGCAATGGCATAAAACCCTCTTTTTCAGCGTATGTTTTTAGTATGTCCAGAATCCCTTCATTATCGTCAGCTATAAGAATGTATTTGTCCAGATTATATCCCTCCGTTTCAAGCTTATTATATCATGAGGTATAAAGTTGTTTGTGTCAAAACTGTGTTATTGCCACAATTATTTCGAACTTTTGTCAAAGTTTTGCCACAATTATTTATTACAATGTGTACATAAAGTTATTGATAAACTTATTTTAAAAGGAGAGTGTTTGATATGAAAAACTTAAAAAAACTTGTAGCAGTATCCTTATCAGTATTAGTTATTGGAGCAGCAGGAATGGTTTATGCTGCTGATTTAAAAACTCCTGCGGAGGTTGCCGCTGCTTTGACAGGAAAAAGTGTAAACGAGATATATGTTGAAAGAGAGGGAGGAAAGACATACGGAACTATAGCAAATGAAGCAGGAAAATTGGATGAATTTAAAACTGAACTTTTGAAGCAGAAGAAGGCTATTCTGGATGAGAAAGTTAAAAATGGACAAATTACTCAGCAACAAGCCGATGAAATATATAATAACATAAAAAATAATCAGGCAGCCTGTGATGGAACAGGAAGTGGAAGAATAGGAAGAAAAAATGGTATGGGCTTTGGAATGGGAATAGGCCGCGGAGGAAACGGTCTGGGCTGTGGAATAAGGTAATATATCAAGAAATACTTCTCTACAAAAAATGTTAGTTTATGAGGGCGGCTTCTATAATCTTATCATGATATAGAAGCCATCTCTATTTCACAAGAACTATTATTAATTAAATATAACACAAACTCAATAAAGTGTTAATATTAACCCTTTATAATTATAAGCATTAGAGGAATTGATTAATATCAATATAAGGGGGTATTGCAATGAGTGGACTAAAAGGAATACTATACGTTGCAGACTTAAATACACTTTTAATCTTTAATAATTCAATCAGATGTAAAGTTCTGGATATAATAATGCCTAGGATAACTCATTTAGGCAGTGCTGCTGCCACAATTTCTACTTGCTTGTTGATTGCCATAATGGGGAATGGAGAAATCAGAAATATGGGAATTCAGGCATTAGTTGCCTTAGCATTAAGTCACTTATTTGTACAGCTGCTAAAAAATAGTGTTTGTCGGTTAAGACCCAAGGATGTTTTAGTAAATATTAATACTTTTGATGTAGCTTTGGATTATTATTCCTTCCCATCGGGGCACACTACGGCAGCATTTGCTATTGCTACAACACTGGCATTGAACCTTCCTGTACTGGCAGCAATTTGTTTTCCCATTGCTTTTATAATTGCCATTTCAAGACTCTATTTAGGTGTACACTATCCTTCGGATGTACTTGCAGGAATGGCAATTGCCATATTATCCTCAGTAGTTCTACAGCTGATAATTAACCACTAACACAATTCAAGCAGTTAACAAAATAGCCTTTATTGGACACAAATATACCTTGATAAGACGAAAATGAAGTTATTCCATTGACTACAATATGAGGATATGTAATTATAAAGCAGATAAGTTAGAATAATCTAACTTATCTGCTTTTGTTTTTAGGGGTTGACTGTGAGTTAGGAGGTTGAAAATATAAATGATAAAAGACAATAAAGCTGTAAGTGATATTGAAGAGTACGAAAAGTTAGAAGGCTGGGAGCAAATTACTCTGGGTCAGCAGTTGAGTAACTGGGCTCAGAATTACTCTGATAGAATTGCATTTGTAGAAAACTCTTCTGAAATAACCTATGAGGAGCTAAACAAAAGAGTTGACGATTTGGCCTTTGGTCTGTTGGAAATTGGTATAAAAAAAGGTGATAGAGTTATTCTTCAACTGCCAAATAGAATTTCATTTGCAGAAACATTTTTTGCTTTGGTCAGAATAGGAGCAATACCAATAATGGCATTACCGGCGCACCGTGAAAATGAGCTTGATGGTATATGTCAGGCAGGAGCACCAACTGCATACATAATTCCGGAAAAATATATGAAATACGAATATGAAAAATTAGCTGACTTGCTCAAAGAAAAGCATAGCTTTTTAAAGTACATAATTGTTGATGGTTATTCAGACAGCTACTATATGCTAAAAAATATTAGGGGTGAAAAGAGGGAGTTTCCTAAAGTGGATTGTAATGACACTGCACTCTTGTTGCTTTCGGGAGGTACTACAGGGATACCCAAATTAATACCCAGAACACATGCTGACTATGCTTATAATGCAAAAATGGCAGCAATAAGAAGCGGTTTCAATAAAAATACGGTAAATCTTGCAATATTGCCTGTTTCACACAATTTTCCACTGGCAAATCCCGGTATATTGGGAGCTATGACTTTTGGCGGAAAGACCATTATGTGTAGTACAACCAGTCCCGATGAAGTATTTCCTTTAATTGAAGAGTTTGGAGCTACCTGTATGTCTCTTGTTCCTGCGCTTGTGACTTTGTATATGGAGACACTGGAATGGGATAAGGAGAATGATATTTCCAGCCTCCAAGTTGTTCAGGTAGGAGGAGCAATGTTTGAGGAAAGCCTGGCACGAAATGTGATTTCAGTTATGGACTGTAAACTTCAGCAAGTGTTTGGAACAGCAGAAGGAATTGTTTGCATGACAAAACTTGAGGATGATGAAGACACTATTTGCACTTGTCAGGGAACTCCTATTTCAGAAGCTGATGTTCTGAAAATTGTCAATGCGGAGGGTAAGGAGGTACCAACAGGTGAATACGGTGAGCTGATTATGAAAGGGCCTTATACAATTAAAGGCTATTACAAGGCACCAGAGCAAAATAAGCTCAGTTTTACTGCTGACGGTTACTATAAAACTGGTGACAAAGCCAGATTTACAAAAGCCGGAATGCTTCAAATGGCCGGTCGCATAAAGGAACAAATAAACAGAGCAGGGGAGAAAATTACTCCGGCTGAGATTGAAAAATATTTATGTAAACATCCTCGAATAAAGGAGGCTGCTGTGGTTGGAATATCTGACAAGGAATTAGGCAACAGAAGCTGTGCTTTTATTATAACGGAGGATACGGAAATCAGCTTAGCAGAAATTCACACATTTTTGTCTGAGCTTGGTCTGGCTCGCTACAAAATACCTGACCAATTAGAAAGAATTGAAGGCTGGCCGCTAACTAATATGGGTAAAATCGACAAACAGAAGTTGGTGCTGTCAGCTGAAAAGGCAAAAGGCCTGTAATCAACCTTGAAAAGGAAAGAGAGGCTAATTAAAACATGGAGAAAGTGAAGGAAGATATACTGGAGTATAAAAAAGTAAAAGAGCAAATTAAGGAGAAGCTTTCAAGGGCGGAAGATTTCCATGATAATCAGAATTTGCTGGAGCTTGGGCTAGATTCATTACAAATTATGCGTTTGGCAAATATATGGAGAAGGGCCGGCGCCAAGGTTTCCTTTGCAAAATTAATTGAAGAGCCGACTTTAGCCAGTTGGTGTATATTACTGAATAACTTGAAATCAGAGCAGGAAGCTAAGGTTACTGATTATTTTACACAACCACCGGACGAAGGAGTACTCTTTCCACTTACAGATGTGCAATATAGTTACTGGGTAGGAAGAAGCGAGGGTCAGCCCTTGGGAGGAGTGGGCTGCCATGCTTATTTAGAGTTTGACGGTCATGGTGTGGACTCTGACCGTTTAGGGCAAGCATGGGAAAAATTAACAGCCCATCATCCTATGCTGAGAAGCAGATTTTTAGAAAATGGAGAGCAGGTGATAGATAAGATTTCAAAGACTTATCCTATTTTAGTACATGATTTTAGAAATATGAGGGTAAGTGATATTGAGCCTGAATTGGAAAAACTGCGTAATAAGCTTTCACATAGATGCTTAGATGTAAAAAACGGGCAAGTAATCGGATTAGAGCTTAGTCTTCTGCCGGAGAACAAGACGAGATTGTTTTTTGATGTAGATTTATTGGTGGCGGATGTACAAAGCTTGCAGATTTTATTAAGAGACTTATCAACTGCATATAATAGCCGAGAGTTACCCGATTCATCAAAAAACTGGAATTTCAAAAAATACTTGGAATCACAGAAGGAAGAAAATAAAAAGTCAATTGAAGCAGCTGAAATTTATTGGACAGAAAGAATTCCAAAGCTACCTTCTGCACCGGAATTGCCCCTTTGCAAAAAGCCAGAGCAAATAAAAAAACCATGGTTTAAAAGAAGAACCTTGTGGCTTGATAAGGAGGAATGGAGCTTAATTCAAAATAATGCGGCAGCATATCAGGTTACTCCCGCTATGGCACTGTTAACTGCATATGCAAAGGTACTTGAACGTTGGAGTGCCAATTCTCACTTCTTAATTAATATTCCCCTTTTTAACAGAAAAACAGAAGTTATGGGAATAGAAGACGTTGTAGCAGACTTCACAGATTTACTTTTATTGGAAATAAATATGGAAGAGGAAAAACCTTTCATTACTTCACTTAGGGAAATCCAGTCTCAATTTTACAGAGATGTGGCTCATGGGGCTTATTCCGGTGTACAAGTACAAAGGGAACTGACAAAATATCATGGTGAAAGACATAATTTTGCACCTATTGTTTTTGCGTGTAATTTAGGAACTCCCTTGATTAACAAAGAGTTTGAAGAGAGTTTAGGCGCTTTTAGCTACATGGTTTCCCAAACTCCACAGGTTTATATAGATTTTCAGACCTATGAATGGGAAAATGGCTTGATGCTTATTTGGGATTCTGTAGACGAGTTATTTTCTGAGCATTTGTTGGAGGATATGTTTGAAGGCTTTGAGTCTTTAATTAAGAGCTTGATACACAGGGCTTCTTGGGAGGAGACAAGGGAATTACTTACAAACTGTCAGTTGCAACGCAGAGAAGAGGCTTTTAATATACCGATTATAGAAAACACACAATGCCTTCATACCGGATTTTTTATACAGGCATTAAAAAATCCCAACAATATTGCCTTGATAGACAGCGGGTCAAATAAAGAGCTTACATATGGAGAACTTGCTGAAAAAGCACTGTCCGTTGCAGCTTATTTGACGGAACATGGCATTAAAGACGGTGAAACGGTTGCAGTTACATTGCCCAGAGGTATAAATCAAGTAATAGCAATTATTGGAATACTGGCGGCAGGAAATTGCTATGTTCCCGTCAGCCTGGGTCAACCCCATAGCAGAAGAGTGTTAATTCACAATAAACTGGATATTACCTATATAATTACTGATACAGAAAATAAGCACCTGCTCCAATGGTCCGAGGACAGCAATTTAATGCAAATGGAAGAACTCCTTTCTTATAAGCCTTTGAATAATTGTATAAAAACCTCACCTGAACAAAGCGCATATATAATACTGACCTCCGGTACCACGGGAGAACCAAAGGGAGTAGAAATAAGTCACGCCAGCGCATGGAATACCATTTCAGATATTAATAATAAATATGAGGTGGGATGCAAGGATAGAGTACTTGCGGTATCTGCACTGGATTTTGATTTATCTGTATTTGATGTGTTCGGGCTTCTTGGGGCAGGGGGTGCTGTGGTACTGCTTCCAGAGGAAGAACAAAAAAATCCTTCTTATTGGTTGAAGCAACTGGAAAGATATAAAGTTACAATGTGGAATTCAGTTCCCGTTCTTTTTGATATGTTGTTGATTTCAGCCAAGAGTGAAGCTATAGGACTTTTGCCCTTGCGGTTGGTATTGCTTTCAGGAGACTGGATTGGGTTAGAACTCCCTGAAAGAATGGAGCAATATACAAAGAATTGCAGAATGGTAGCTATGGGAGGGGCAACGGAGGCTTCTATCTGGTCAAACTATTTTGATATAACCTTGCCAATACCTTCATCATGGGTATCAATCCCATACGGAAAAGCTTTATTACATCAGTCTTACAGGATTATTGACAAGAAAGGGCGAGACTGCCCGGATTGGGTGGAAGGTGAGCTGTGGATTGGCGGAGGTGGTGTTGCAAAAGGGTATAGAGGTGATTATCAGCTTACGCAAGAGCGTTTTGTTACGGATGGAGGTATTCGCTGGTATAAAACAGGCGATATGGGCAGGTTTTGGCCTGACGGAACAATTGAGTTTCTGGGGCGCAGAGACTTTCAGGTGAAAATCAGAGGACATCGTATTGAGCTGGAGGAAATCGAGACAGCGATAAAGCAGCATCCTGCCGTTCATAGTGCCGTAGTGGTTGCTGTAGGAGAGACACAAGGAACTAAATATCTAAAAGGATATTTGGTGCCCGATAGAGAGAAAAGGTCTTTATTATTTGAGAAAATCGGAAGCAGCACTTCAGGTAATACCTTATGGAAATCAATTCAACAGATACCTGTAGCAGTAGGGAGAGGTACGGAAAAAGTAAATATCAATGCTCTATACAGTGATATAGACAATCTTGCGGCACAAACAATGCTCAATATATTAACACATTTAGGAGCATGGAGGTGGGAGGGAGAAAGTCACAGCTTCAATTCTTTTTTTGACAAATTTAATATTGAACTCAGG of the Ruminiclostridium papyrosolvens DSM 2782 genome contains:
- a CDS encoding sensor histidine kinase; the encoded protein is MFKKTLAFKLTIGFVVIVFISMLVIGVFFIHMFRQYTFDTKEKTMLEKAHNISDLIAENTLSNGQMHGFGGLIRFLDTMTEADVWITDSVGNPAVFSGMGMGMGMGKKFNSEPIPDEAKKVIHEVLSGKDSVSQSFSSVYKETTLTVGVPVFDTNNTVTGSVFLHAPITGITPTLNKAVSILSVSIAIALFLAIALGLFYSLLFTRPLKTMNSIAIEMTNGNYSVRTGIRSKDELGQLGGSLDLLASKLSYTINQLFQEKGKMSDIISSISEGLVAFDLELKPLNYNNALSDIMNRSQPYKSELLVRDFDALEINSLLTTVINEKKSCQIIKTWVNKKLKFTLSPIIDNNENVTGCVVLVQDISESERLEQLRKDFIANVSHEFRTPLTVIKGSIEALNDGAIEKKEDIERYYSRILSETKILQRLVGDLLELSRLQSGKISVNEEKVHIPSLLSDVTKSMQTIAVKKQISIEYSPIEAVPPVLGDYDRLRQLFTIFIDNAIKYSPEKTKISIEIAVKGTLEIKIADKGYGISEEELPYVWERFYKTDKSRESNGTGLGLSIAKHLIQLHGGNVTMQSSLEEGTTVTVYLPYSE
- a CDS encoding DUF6125 family protein encodes the protein MLRAEKIDDLTKEELFELNKIYAKNWLAHDGLWFQAIENKYGMDMAIDMDREAWRRFTVIEARRLIEFLNLGKNSGIAGLKKALSFRLYSSLNEDEITLEEGNVLVYRVKTCRVQHARKKKGLSYFPCKSVGIVEYSLFAKTIDERFETEVVSCHPDIADTEYNCVWKFILKNK
- a CDS encoding acyltransferase domain-containing protein, which gives rise to MNKSIVFMFSGQGSQYYNMGKELFLNNPLFKEWMLKLDDIYYNLSGSSVIDKMYYNNDNKEQFDNILYTHPAIFMIEYSLAQVLLHNSIYPEYVLGSSLGEFAACAVSGVMDFTEAMECIYQQAQIVKEKCCEGRMLAILNNYSSFHDVSVLHNNSELASVNFESHFVVSGKTESISEIQNYLKENRCAHQLLPVKYAFHSSLIEAAASDYKQFLRHRVFKNPQVKYVSCSCEKNTSPCDTEFLWNVVRYPMDIRSSVLNIENKEDLIYIDLGPMGTFGNFIKYNIGTKYKSQIFTIVTPFSNDNKNLEDKTLKVLKDMDV
- a CDS encoding phosphatase PAP2 family protein, yielding MSGLKGILYVADLNTLLIFNNSIRCKVLDIIMPRITHLGSAAATISTCLLIAIMGNGEIRNMGIQALVALALSHLFVQLLKNSVCRLRPKDVLVNINTFDVALDYYSFPSGHTTAAFAIATTLALNLPVLAAICFPIAFIIAISRLYLGVHYPSDVLAGMAIAILSSVVLQLIINH
- a CDS encoding peroxiredoxin family protein, translating into MNKKLTIVIWSIVAVAIIAAAYTFYSKTKIDNKYIIQPQEDSQQSQSAQSSKLMAPDFNLKDINGKTVKLSDYKGKKVILNFWAVWCKYCLMEMPDFNELNKELVKDNNAVILAVDVQETEEKVKEYLTSNNISLNVLMDTDGAVSRTYRVSGYPTTFFINKDGSLYTYIPQKTDKNTVLKILEEMENSKD
- a CDS encoding (2,3-dihydroxybenzoyl)adenylate synthase → MIKDNKAVSDIEEYEKLEGWEQITLGQQLSNWAQNYSDRIAFVENSSEITYEELNKRVDDLAFGLLEIGIKKGDRVILQLPNRISFAETFFALVRIGAIPIMALPAHRENELDGICQAGAPTAYIIPEKYMKYEYEKLADLLKEKHSFLKYIIVDGYSDSYYMLKNIRGEKREFPKVDCNDTALLLLSGGTTGIPKLIPRTHADYAYNAKMAAIRSGFNKNTVNLAILPVSHNFPLANPGILGAMTFGGKTIMCSTTSPDEVFPLIEEFGATCMSLVPALVTLYMETLEWDKENDISSLQVVQVGGAMFEESLARNVISVMDCKLQQVFGTAEGIVCMTKLEDDEDTICTCQGTPISEADVLKIVNAEGKEVPTGEYGELIMKGPYTIKGYYKAPEQNKLSFTADGYYKTGDKARFTKAGMLQMAGRIKEQINRAGEKITPAEIEKYLCKHPRIKEAAVVGISDKELGNRSCAFIITEDTEISLAEIHTFLSELGLARYKIPDQLERIEGWPLTNMGKIDKQKLVLSAEKAKGL
- a CDS encoding cytochrome c biogenesis CcdA family protein, translating into MSPIYYFLTFTEGILTFISPCLLPMLPIYFIYLAGETEQNVNSKSKLFINSIGFVIGFSLIFTLLGASATTLGHFLSNHRSLLEKISGAVMIVFGLNFIGILKIGIINMDKRINYQFKSLKFITSVIFGIVFAFGWSPCLSSFLGSALALASNSKTIFEGILLLLCFSIGLGIPFILTSIIFEKVKGAFKKIQEHSRTINIVSGALLIIAGVLVFTGSLKYFNFFGT
- a CDS encoding response regulator transcription factor; the encoded protein is MDKYILIADDNEGILDILKTYAEKEGFMPLLAHDGLEAIDIFSKYHPLLLLLDVMMPKKDGFEVCREIRQKSNVPIIMITAKGEDSDRIMGLDIGADDYIVKPFSPGEVMARIRAILRRVDNSNEDNKKVTQHPGLEINIAEYEVKVNGSPVNLTKKEIEILWLLATNPGKVFSRDNLLDSVWGYEYFGDARTVDTHIKRLRAKIDISDKISWDIKTIWGVGYKFEVKHV